The window gaagatttgtttgatcagcttcatGGTGCTCAAGTATTTTTGAAGATTGATCTCCAATCGGGctaccatcaattgaagatcaaaACTGAAGACGTGGCTAAGACGGTGTTCAGGACccgttatggccattatgagtttttggtcatgccttttggcctgactaacGCCCCAGCAGTAATCAGGGACTTGATGAACAAGGTATTCCATGAgtttttagataaatttgtggtggtttttattgatgatatactgatataCTCCAAATGCAAGAtagagcatgaagaacatttgaagttgatACTTGGGACACTCACAGATAAGCAGTTGTTTGCTATGCTCGGAAGTGATTCTGACATGCTTGGAAGTAACTTGGGAGTGCTCATAAGTCTCTCCCAATCAAGTGCAAGAAAGCGTGCCAATACGACATCATTGAAATGAAACGGAATGAAGATGTACAGTGTACTTGGTATTACACTGGAACGGAAAATTCTGACTGAAATggaatgaaattcaaaactatattTTAGAATCCATGAATCATAACCTCTTCAAGTTtatgttttcttcattttctcctaCCCCACCCCCAGGTGTAAAGATTCTCGCTTATTAATAATGGCTACACTTACTAAACAAGTAAAAAgttgtaaattatttaaagagaaaaacttaaaacagGTCGGCTGTCCATTATACTTTTACTCCTTCCAGTAAAATTATAACACATGGTGGACTTGTTGAATTTACGATGGGTGCACATACATTCtcccctctcttttctcttttcccttctctcttCCCTTGAACCTCTCCTTGGAATCCAAGAGATGGCATAAAACAAtattcttacaagtttaagctctgtcactctctctctatatctctcCTCAAGCCTGAGTCGCCTGAGCTCTTCCTTTCTCGCCCCTCAGACTTcaatcactctctctctctctctctctctctcccatctcAAGCTCGTCACAGATTGTCTCCCCCTCAAGAGTTTGGTCTTCCATTTCTTCAGCTCTAATTCCAAAACTCACTTGCAAAAATCCAATATTAACCAAGCTAAGAACTAACAACCTTTACTTTCTCAACAATTTGCCAACATTTTCTAGAAAACCCGAAATCCAAATCAAAACCAATatggagaaaattcaaagcTTGGAGCTCAACCAACAGTTCCAAAATGCCaaagtgaaaattttcctttataaCACAAACGGATTCCTAAATAACTAGAAATCTTAGTCTGATTTTGTTGTCTATAAATTTATGATTGAATGATAAGAAAATGTATTtctgtttggatggtgagaaaatGTGTGATCTATTTTTGTTTGGCTGTTGAGAAATGTGGgatcttgagtttgattttTGTTCTCTTATTTCCACCAGCCCTTAGATTTGATAACTGCCACTCTAATTTATCAAGTTTTAATCTGCACCTATGCGAGGGAGAGATCATATtctagagggagagagagagcgacgCAAGGTGGGGGAgggagtgagagaaagagggggaaagagctgtaaaaataaatgttcaCCTGTGTGCGAGTGTAAATTGTATTTTGCTACAACTCTTACGTGGCAATTTGTGATTTGCTGGTGAAAAATGAGGAGAAACACCTGACCGGCCTATAGGCTCTCTcttatttaaatgattattgATAAAAGCCATATCACCcataataactaataactaatAACGACCATTTCCCCCTCTTTAATAGGTGTTACCTCTAGTAAACCATCTTGTATACTTAgactatgcctattcttattgaTACAATcgtttaattatcaaaaaataaataaatgataatgaCCATGGAAGTGTTTAAACATGTCATGTTGGAGTCTTGTTGGTCCCTTAGAAATTCCCCTTTAAGCTCACTAAGTAATCTAGATTCACACAATACTTCGGATTCGCTTCTTCACTTCATCTACCACGCTATTACTCATAAATCAGACCATCAGTCTCCTCATTGCAATGAATTATTGCTCCAACAGACTGAAAGTAATCATTATTTGTTACCTTCTAACTGTCAAGTTTTTCTATCCCTGCATTCTACTTCCACTGATACAATGTAAATTGCACTCAGTTTTGGCATGACCTGAATATTCCATTTCTAAAGTATCCCTCCAAACTTGCAGCTAGTCTAATGAACAAACATAATATCATCTGCAAGAGAATTCATCAAAGGATCTCATCCTGATCGATTTACTAAGTTCAACCGCAAACAATGCCAAGAGATGTGGACTAAAACTTAATCCTTGATATAAATCTCTTGTGATAAGAAACTCACTCATGATAACTCAACGTTTTTTCACACTAATTATAGTTTTATCATTGATATCCTTTTCAAAATCGCACTACATTAGACCTCTTGACACCCTATCATTTGTTTTCTTGTCATCAATAAAAACCATATGAAGATCACATAATTCTGCATTAGATGCCTATGAAGAAATATAGAGAAGAAGTAAAGGTCTTCGACATTGTTATCCTAGGCATCTGCTTTAGATGCCTAGTCAATAAAAACACTTTGGCATGATTTTGAATGAACTCAACCAGGCCTCATGCTGgctaaaaagaatattatttgaaGATGTGATATTGACAGAAATggcataaaatatgaaatagataaacTTACCGCGCTTGAACATTATAGGATGCTTGATATGtcttttcaaaaagattttgtAGCAATAAATGCTCAACAGATTTCTAGTCCTGATAACAGAAACAAGCAAGTTAGACTGAAGGAGTTAAGAGTATCTACAATAGATCAAAACCTTCAACTgagaaactagagagagagagagagagagagggaaaaaaaaaaaaaaaaaaacctccctTCATTTCTGAAGCCTCTTAAAAGCATAAAAACCACCCCGAAGGTTCTCAATTTTGAAACATGTCCATATTAGAGAAAAGAATGTTTTTTGTACAtatttgtgaatatgttgtgaaattGTTAAATATGCCATGGTGTAACTACTTTATCATATCCAAGCATCATCCATAacatatgataatataatatttgctGCAATACTATATGCTTTCACCTACAACCGGTTTTTAATTGAAGACTAACCAAGGTCATATGGTGGTGACATTGCAAGTGTGTGTTACCATCAAAGAGCATCAAAGTACTGAATATGGTCTGCAGAGTTCAAATGTTAATATATGGTACCTTATAGACACAGCTACATGTTTCAAATGATGCACGATTACAGTATGGTTATGAAAGATCTATGTTTATCAGTCTGAGAATGCCAGTGACAACTCAGAAAAGTGGGCAGACTTACTGCTCTGTCCtcagttcaaaaaataaattacatcaTTCTGTGTCATCAAATTAAGGAAAAcccccaaaaaaacaaaaatttatatgaatcaGGGTTTGGCATTAAATGGCAATATACATTAATGTGAGGTTTGGCATTAAACCTCACATTAATAGATGtacaggaaaataaaaaatgattaggGCATGTTCGGCAAACATGAaagtatctcaaaatttctcacaACTTcatccccaaacatcactcaaacaaaatacacttttcaatttcaaattttcaattttttcatctaatcattacttaaacacaaaaatcaatacaattttttcaatttcaaaacaaaacacaaaaatgaatacaactttcacaaacttcaaaacaaaaataatattaaaaaattatattcaaacaatcttttaactttataatacttttattcaaattttttctctccttttccaaaacccaataaaacatcttcactcAAACTTTCACTACTAATCACAAAATTCTGAGatactccaagtgtccaaacatgccctaaatatctattgatttctttttgtaaaattctGGCCCACGAGAACTGATTATTTGCGCACAAGTGATGATACTAAGAATAATTCTTGAATGCGCTCATGTCTAGTACTGAGGATAGAAGAGGAAGGGGAATCCATCAAAGTTTTTGGCTCGCAATCAAGCTAAAAGAACTAGTAGTCCTATAAATTTCAATCATAAAGATGGTGATCACCATATAAAGGTAGAAGTTGAAGTTGGACAGGCCAAATCACTTGTTACGCAATACATAAAGACCATTTGTGTGAAAGAAAATATGACATCAACACTTTTTCATGCCTGATAATTCACCAAACACCTTTAGGCTTTTTATGGACACGAATTTCATCACCACTTGTTTTCTAGTTTGGTTGGAAGATATCCAATCTCCTATGTTCCAGCTTTGCTCCTAGCtgaaaatttggaaagaaaGTGAAAAGATCTGAATAACTTCCACTTCTCTAGTATTCAAGGTAGGGTTTTGCTGGCCAAGGCTAGATTGGGCACTCTTCATAGACAAGTCCATGATATAGCCAAAGAAGAGGTAGAAGCAGTTTAGGTTTATGGAGAACTTTAGCGGGCGGAAGAAAGATTGTCTTGGATTCAATTGCCTAACATGGGAGATCAAAATgctgagtttttatttttttttcagattggTCAAAAGTCACCAAGGGAGAAACTAAATTGTCTCTTTTGTCAACGAGGACAGTTCTAGGGCAGACAACCCTTTTTAGGTAAGCTGAATTTGTCAACTATTTGAGCAGAGGATCACAATAAACACCCTTTAGGCAGACAATAGGTGTGATCTGGTTCATGTTAAATTCATGTTAAAAGGCACTACAAAGACATGAGGACAGCAATGAAGAACGTGCCTTTAAGCACtaggaaaataatataatggtgTCTTCAGAAGGAGATAAGACCCAAGATAGatctgaattaaaaaaataaatgacgTAAATGTATTTGTGTTAAAATCTAAGTTTTGTGATCAAACAGAAGCTTGCTCAGAAAACTTATCATATATTCATCTTTTTTCGGACtaggagagaaaataaagaagaaagaaggctATTGACTTGATTTAATGCGCAGCGTCtcgagaaaagagaaaattcaGAACCACTAGTGGAATATATGCATGTTTCCAAGTTTAGAATGAAGTCTACAAAAGATCAGTTCAAAGTCAAAAGAACAGTGTAGATCTCCAAATGAAGAAGAGGAATGAAAGGGGCATAGAGAAGATCACATAAAATGCCTCCGAATATGCTATCATCATTATTTGCTTATCCTGAAAATCAACTCAACTAGCCTATATGCACACATGCCATCACCTTTTCCAAAACTCCACACAACTTCCACTTTTCTCTACCATCATATGTACGTTAAATATCCGACAATGAAAAATACCATTATGGAGTAATATTCCACTGCAATATAACAGTGAGTTGGTCCATATTGACTGATATACATCCCCTGAAGCTTTGTCGCAAATATGTCatgtagagaaaaaaaataaaacacagaAGAAATGGCAGAATTCAAAATGCATAGAAAGGGAAACCCCCATCCTAAATAATGGAAACCTGACTTCTTCTGGAAAACCATTCCTCAACAATGATcgacaaaatgaataaagagaAGCCCCATCGGTTAGTCTGACCTACAGACATAAACAGCAACAGAATTATTATGATCAAGGCCAAAATGTGAACTCAATGTCTTTCAGTAGACAATCTAGCTATATACTCCACGGTATATGCAAAAGTTCATATGAAAGATAAACGCTTGATATCatagaaataagaaaagtaaaataaaatatcaggCAAGTGTATATATGGGTGTGATAAGGATGGCAACAGGGCGGTAATGGATAATTCTAGAAAGCAATATACGGTGTAGATTcctataagtaataaaaaaatttgttgaagaGCACAGAATTTGTTATTCCAACTATTCTAATAGGGGAACTAGAAATTTTGTTTGCAAAGGAATTCGTTATCCACACTGTTTGAAATCTTTTCAAACATCAGAGCAGCATAATATTGATAATATTGCAAAGCAAGAAATCCTCGCCACAGCCAATGGACCTTAAGAAAAAtgagaacaaaacaaaagcaagaaaTCTTATATGTGTCTAACAGCCTTACCTCAATCTATCCCATTGTCAATTAACACCACCAACACTGCAAAAGAATAtgataatttcaaaaaataatgaacatttttttttcaaattattgcCATCAAAATTTCATCCAATATagaagaaataaacaaaatcaaagttgaaaaatcaaaagcaaCCCATAAGGcttttgaaagataaaaatcCTCTTCATTATCAATTTAACCTTAAAGAGGAAGCAAGAAATTCAAAATGATCTCCATAGTAAATATTATGGGCAACGTTACAAAATTATTCCCTCAGTAATTCTCAATACAATTATAATAGCTATACCTTTTGAATGCCACAAATTGGAGCTTGTTGTCCATTGTAAATTGAAGAAACTGAAGAAATAAATCGATTACaagatttgggtttttttttttcatctatcttGACCAAGAAATAGATGCAAGGTCGTTGACATTTTTAACATACAAGAAAGAAATAGCCAGCTAGAAGCCTTGAACTGTGTTGCACATTCCTGGGTTCCTAACGCACCAAAGTGGCTGAAGCGGTTCAGCTTTGACACCTCTTTGCACCATTCTATACCTCCACTCGTTCAACCTATCTGTTGCCCCTGCATAACTCCTCATACCCATCTCATCCCGGTTACCAGACCAGAGTGTCTCTGCCATTGCTGAAGCTCTAGGCCAAATCCTTGCATCTAAAACCGTACGATCTGCTTGCTCGGACCACAGTGCCACCTCCCCACCTAACACAAGTTTGGCCTCCTCCTTGCTCAACCCATACGTTATATCATAGTTATATATGGTCTGCCATGTCTTGAAAGGTCCACACCATGAGCCACCATCTTTAGACTTAGCACCGGCTATATATTGGCTGTCATTCCCCAGAAACTCACCATGCCCACAATCCAGATAATAGAAGTCTGAAGAGGACACAATGGTCTTGTACCCAGAAGAAACAATCCGCTTGGTATTGCTAGGGCCATTATTCCAAGTTTGTAAAATTGTATGCTCTCTTGGAAGAACTGTTGTTGGGACCTTGACATTGTCATCAAGCAGAACATCCTCCCAATAAACCACAGTTCGGTTAAGGGATAGAATATAAGGGAGAGTTGAGTTGACAAAGATCTCCAGGAGCTGACTGAGAGTTCCACCATTTGAGAGGAAGAAATTGATGGCTGGATCGGCTTTCCAACAACCAGGAATGATCTCATCCGCTCCGGCGTGGAAGAATGGCTCTGGGAATAACGCGGCCACGTCATGGATGACGTTTTTCAAGACTTGGTACGTCTTGGGGTTCAAGGGGTTCAAATGGCCGGTTCCTGGTTCAGAGGCCAGCCGGTCTGCCCACTCGCTTCCTGCAGGCCACCAGAACATGTTTGCACATGCCACAATCTCTGGGTAAGCTTCCGCCCACGATCCCGTATGGCCTGCGTAGTAAAAATATAAGCGTTCAATCGAACCTCACGAGGATTACACACTGCATACAATTTTCTTTCTCTGGACAGATACAATTTACAATAGGCACAAAGAAGCTTtgggtattattattatattagctAGGAAATGGGCATGAGGTCAGAGATATTACAAGCGGAGACAATCggacaaaatttaatttaaaatgggGGGAGATCGATGATGAGCCCCTTCCATTCAGTAAAGGGAATGAACTCCCAAAAGCATTTTACTCCACCGACAAGATATGCCAAGCCCTTTACATCTCTTTCTCTAGACTCTGTTTGGTGTTTTTGGGAGCGCTTTGAGAGGCACATTCCCGTTTCATATTTCTACGACTAAATAGATCATGGGCATGAGGTGAAGAGACACAAGTAAAGACGGGGGAGATAAGGGTTCCAAAAGCCTGTCTTTTGTGTCTTTCCAAAAGCCCCCCACTGACAAGCAAATCCCTTCTCATCTCCCACTCTAGACTCTGTTGGGCATGTTTGGGAGCGCCCTGAGAGACAGAGTTCATTTAAACAGTAGATTGTCgcatattttatacaatcaAACAAGACATTAAGTTTTTACTTGAAATGGATGATTAATTTTAACCAAACAAGATGATTAATTTTACTTCATGTTGATGGATTTTTCCAACATGGCCGGAGCTAAATAACAGTCggaaaaatgcatcaacagAAAGTATCCTTATCTGATTATCATTCGCCCGTATAATTAACAGAATTCCTTCTGACATACGGCAGCAATGGATGTATTGGGTAATGAGGAGGAGAGCAAGCAAAAAAAGATTaggagaaaataataaatatgacagCAAGGGGAATTGGAAACTGACCGGGGGAATCGATCTCCGGGAGAACTCTAACGCCGTGCTCCAAACCAAACTGCACAATCGTCTTTATATCATTGGGGGAGTACTGCATATCAGGGCCATAAGACCCCTTGGCCGCCAGATCAGGTTCCGACGGCACCACCAGCGGGAACGAATGGGAATCCGTGATGTGCCAATGGAACACGTTGAGCTTGTTGGCACTCATCGCCCCGATCGTCCTCAATATATCCTTCACTGGGTAATAGTTCCTAGACGTATCCAGCATAATTCCTCGGTGCCCAAAGAGCGGAGCATCCCAAACGTACACGCCCACCGCCACCACAGAGGGATAGCCCCAGACGAGCTGCGAGAACGTCTCGAGGCCCCTCATGGCACCCCACGCGGTATTCGCCGTAAGTTTAGCTGGCCCCGAAGTGGGAATGGAGAGGCTGTAGGACTCATCCACTCCATGTTGGAGCGGGGCTTTGAGGTCGGAGACGACGATGGAAAGGGTGCGGAGAGGAGGAAGATTGGAGGGGGTGAGGTTGACGGAGGGGTTGACAAGGGGAAAATGGTGCTCGGTGTGGACAAGGCGGAGGTAGCGTTCGACGGCGGAGGAGAGGAAGGTGTGGTTTGGAGCAGCAATAGCGAAGGCAGGTGAGAGCAGCGTGGCCTGAGGGTTGGGCCATGAGAAGGTCCTTGGTTTTGGCCACACGTTGATTCCAGAGCCAGAGGAGAGTTGAAAAAGTGCCAATAAGCACAATGCTAGGCGTATGATGACAAGCATCGACTCCATTTTTACAACAATGCTGCTTTGTTGCGGTGACTTCTATTCCGAATGGGGCGTTTGAAACCAATATAAGAAGCAAAAAATCTTcctaacataatttttattatttttttcttttattaaatatttattatatgaataatgaataaaaaatttaaaataattttaaaaaaataaactcaaaaaaaaatttaaaaatatattaaaaatttaaaaaatttaaaaaagtgtggaatGTGGAGTgtagtggaggttgtgtagcaatgctcttatatttaatattaagatttaaaaaattatagtgatgagttaaaataagttgatatgattttagtaGCCAAACGAAACAATTAATACAATatagtttattaattttcaaGATTGTTGCTGAGCAATCACTAAgagaatttgatttaaaataaaaaagtttaaaattaattattgcacttacaaattgatatgaaacTTACTCACTAATACGATAgaatttgagtaatgttagatacagttttaaaatatatatctctttcgcattttttttgaaaaaagtacaaattactattaaaaaaaatagaatataattaaatttttgtataaatcaaatcatgttGTGTTAGAATATGTTTTCCACCATAACTTACTaatgtaattattgttttaggacAGAAATGTAGTCTTTGGTCTTGTTTTTGTCTAGTCTGTTTATGTTTGTTTGGTTGTGATTTGGAGCTTTGCTCTTGTTCTACTAAAGACTAGACTATTAGAAGTCCCTTAGTTGGCAGGCAGGCAGGAACTGAACACTAAATGCCGCTCCTAAAGTCTATTGGGTCGCAGTCGACCTACCACTTCGTGCTGGCCAATGACAGTGTAATCCTCGCCACAAACCTCgcttttcccttttgttttgtttttattttgagaagtaTAGTGACAAAACgattctacaaaataaatttataaatccacatgatttaatgtgatatattaaatttattttgtattaaaaataattttacaatctaacgtactacATCAAACCACaccattttataactttatagatttacttttatagaatctttttatgactaaaactttaatttataagctagaattagtaaataaataaaaaagaaccatCTAGTTGGAACTTTTACTTTTATGAAGAGTTTTGTAACACCTCACTTCCCAAcaacatattttagaattttttgagAGTCAGTGTGCTACTAttaaacttaaacttaaaaacttttctttttaacaatgcGTCAGATGCGaaagtttccataaataaaataaattttaataaatactttaaatccaaaatagagtctgcagaagcacttattttaagaaaatacggaagtctcatgtgcttatcaaaataatttatttaaaccttaaaccataaaattaatcatagcataatttgtCTAGACCTCTATCTCTCCTCCTGGAATCAAGTCCtatcctgcagtctcatcctcataaatgtcatcacttgggatggtttaaaaatataaaaatttgtaaaaatgagttgaatactcaataagcaacatatcttacagtaaacataataaacataaggtttcttgaaaaatgtaCATAGTCATAAATACGTACgtaaataacataaacataaacttatctttcacttatcataggtcgttacccactgttgacccttgtgagttagggttagcaaatctaagtagattctgaTTCCGCCCGTGGTCGCAGGTtatggaatccatacataaggaagacatactatGTGCACTACCAGCACGCACGACCTGATAATGcaatatactcataacataggtaccgtcttcatatcataacataggacGTTACATATCTTATAATTCATActttatcataatcatacttacatatttgtcatatcatagatttctaAAGAAAttgcatacatacttgtcatatcatatcatagatttcaaatgaaattacattctttcataaatgtcgtgatacatatTTCCTCACATGAAATCATGGTTTTTCATAAACATTTTGATGCATAaatattcacataaaatcatgcatggctttttataaattattttcatacataactctcacataaaatcatgacctttcataaatcttttaatgcataacttctttcataaaattatgaatttaatgCATAagtcttcacataaaatcataaattttcataaataatttaatgtataaatcttcacataaaatcatggattttcataaatatatcatgactggagtacgtaaaaaggggcttctaATGAAGGTcatacatgcaaaatatttttataaaagacatgttgtTTACCTTACAtatgtgtaagggtatgatcatgctacttaccttgcagtgATAATACACTATTTTCGGTGCGTAATCAtttgcctataaaaataaacacataatttgtatatatttctaattaaacatatgattttatttaaaatctaaactactaaaatatcgtatattttctaaacctaaaatcttCTAAACACTAAATTGTTCTCAACTATTAATCCTAAATAGGCATGGGTATTTTTGCAAAAACGACATAATgggcatgggcattttgggaaagttgaagataaaagaaataaaagaagagaagccTAGCTTATGGGAGAAGAGGATCGTGCGATGCTCATCGAGAGAAGGATCAGCTGCGACGAGGGGTCGTGGTGGCTAGTTGAGGTTCACGGTGGTTAAGAGTGGTCAACGTCGTGCTGGGCTTCTCTGGGCAGTGGTGCAAcacaagagagagaatgagtaagagagaaagagagtaagccgtgaga is drawn from Juglans regia cultivar Chandler chromosome 5, Walnut 2.0, whole genome shotgun sequence and contains these coding sequences:
- the LOC109022335 gene encoding beta-hexosaminidase 2-like — translated: MESMLVIIRLALCLLALFQLSSGSGINVWPKPRTFSWPNPQATLLSPAFAIAAPNHTFLSSAVERYLRLVHTEHHFPLVNPSVNLTPSNLPPLRTLSIVVSDLKAPLQHGVDESYSLSIPTSGPAKLTANTAWGAMRGLETFSQLVWGYPSVVAVGVYVWDAPLFGHRGIMLDTSRNYYPVKDILRTIGAMSANKLNVFHWHITDSHSFPLVVPSEPDLAAKGSYGPDMQYSPNDIKTIVQFGLEHGVRVLPEIDSPGHTGSWAEAYPEIVACANMFWWPAGSEWADRLASEPGTGHLNPLNPKTYQVLKNVIHDVAALFPEPFFHAGADEIIPGCWKADPAINFFLSNGGTLSQLLEIFVNSTLPYILSLNRTVVYWEDVLLDDNVKVPTTVLPREHTILQTWNNGPSNTKRIVSSGYKTIVSSSDFYYLDCGHGEFLGNDSQYIAGAKSKDGGSWCGPFKTWQTIYNYDITYGLSKEEAKLVLGGEVALWSEQADRTVLDARIWPRASAMAETLWSGNRDEMGMRSYAGATDRLNEWRYRMVQRGVKAEPLQPLWCVRNPGMCNTVQGF